From the Globicephala melas chromosome 8, mGloMel1.2, whole genome shotgun sequence genome, the window AAAAGATGTTCTGGGGGAAAATATAGCTTTGTGGGGTGAGATCTAATAATTTATGTTAGTAACTTGTGTTTGGATGTTACTCTGTTGAAAGTCATGTttctttttggtattttgttttcttccccatAGTTGTGGTGACAGTACATGGAGAGGTACGTGCTGAAAATGTGGTTTGTGCACATTGCTGGGCTCTCTTTCAGCCAACGTGATGGATTCTGTGCTGAAAAATTCTGTTCAAATCAGTATTGCTTCATTGTTGGTCTTTGTGTATGGTGAGCTGCTGCCATTTCAGGCCTTTCCTCTCCCAAAATGTCCTCTTTAATGTGCTGTATGTGGACAGATAGAAGAGCAGTACAGTGAAAAGGAAGCCTAGAGCACTTGGTGTTTCCATGCTGAGATGGATTGTCTCGGGGATGAAGGCCAATGTGGGGACAATTTCTGCACATTGTGCAGCTTAATAATTTACCAGAGGTTTAAATATGAAGAGCATGTTATAGTAATATTCACCtttgtttactttttagattGATCCTGTTACAGGAATGGTCATGAATTTGACTGACCTCAAAGAGTATATGGAGGTAATGGCATGTTGGATGCTTATTTTGTGCTGTCTTCTGAATATAATATTTGATGGCCCCCTTTTCACTTCCCCAACCAAGTATCATCAGAGGTCCTATGACCTGGCAAGTGGAATTGGGTGAGGGAGTGGGGTAGTAGTTGGAGGAACTTCTCTCAATGTTCTCCTAAAGGTGTTTGGATGACTTAATGGAAATTAGTCATGGTTGTCTTACAATGATAGGAATAAATGTAGCGtgctcatcttgtattttttgTTGGTGTATCCTGATTTTCTCTGTTTAACAAATTCTGCCCTTCTTTCAAGACACAGCTTTCTTCTTGAAACTTTCTGCTTCTTCTGTGAATTTTCCTTACACCTTTGATCACAGATTTTAGTACTACCCTGTTTTATTCACTTTAGCTTTATTATAAACTCACTGGGGCAGTTCATCATAGGGATAACAAAAAAGAGGTTGTTCGGTAAAAGACTTACTGATTATATCATTACAGAATTCTTGGATTGTAAGAGACCTCAGAGGTTATCTAAGCCAACTTCTTCATTCCATAGGTTGAGATTGAGAGATGCTGAACAGTTAACCAACTGACTTGCCCTAGGTCATGTAGTTAGTCCTTTACAAAGTTGAGATTAGATTTTCTTCCATCCACCttagtttttaaaatgccttCATTTCACCTGTTTACTTTGCTTCAGCTTTGCTCCTTATTTTGTTCTAAAATTTGACATTTGTTTCATAAAAATGCTGTTATTAATAATCATTACTTCTTTCACGTTACTAATCTCCCATATATTCAATAAGTATGCCTGCTTTGCATCAGTCTTTGAGCTGAGTACTAGGAATCCAATGATGAATGAGACATAGCTGTTAGCCACAGAGTGCTCACATgactttttaaactttcttttttttttaattaattaatttatttatggctgtgttgggtctttgttgctgtgcgcaggctttctctagttgcgtcgagcgggcgctactctttgttgtggtgtgagagcttctcactgcggtggcttctctttgttgcagagcacaggctctgggcgtgtgggcttcagtagttgtggcatacgggctttagagcacaggctcggtagctgttgtgcatgggcttagttgctccgcggcatgtgggatcttcccggaccagggctcgaacccgtgtcccctgctttggcaggcggattcttaaccactgcgccatcagggaagctctCACGTGACTTTTTATAGCAGGTAAagaatagtaagtgctcaataagtgttgcttgaataaatgaataggagaatgagtgaatgaacaaacagTACTGTGCTCAAAGTACTGTAGGAAAGCTGTAAAGTCAGAGTGCTTACATTTACTGGtgacataaaaaaatatatatatatacacacacacacgcacacacaaatacAAGACAACAACTTGAGAAATATAAGAGGCACCCCAAGCAGGCATACAGTTAAATACTAAAGGAGAGGTTCTCTACACTTTTTCTCCATATTTGCATACCTGAGGGataccacacaccacacactttAGTACTTTTACATGAGTAAAAGTGGCTGATCATGGCATACAGAGTCAAATTAGAAGGAGCCCTGTAGAAGAGGCTTCAATGGAAAAGTTGAGATCTGAACTGgaattttcaattaaaacaaagattaaacaaaggtttattttcttGATATCCATATGGAtatcatttgatttattttaaaagttgtttggtttagaacttactttttttaatatgattCTGATTTTGTTCAGACAATGATTGCTATTGTTGTCATTAATGTACCTTTCTTGGAACCATACCATATGGAAACTTAGATTGTTTCACAAAtgctttttttattgaaatatagttgatgagcaatattatataatttacaggtgtacagtatagtgactgacaatttttaaaggttatactccattcatagttattataaaatattggctatattccccatgttgtacaatatattcttatagcttattttatacataatagtttgtaccccttaatcccctacccctttactgcccctcctcccttccctctccccactggtaacaactAGTTCTCTTcatctgagagtctgtttctttcttgttatattcactagtttattgtattttttagattgctTAGATGTTTTACAATagctaaaagtaaaaatttacaaagaataaGGCAATTACAATTCTTGCcattgataaagaaaaacattatgtTTAATATTCCTAATACAAGTATTAGGAAGCAATAGtctttacatgtttttattttttcttctaagagcccGAGAGCATTCTTAAATTACACCTTACAGCAGAAATTTAGAACTCCTTACATAATTTTAGTCTCAATCTGCTTTATAAATGTAGTACTCATTGAATGTTTGTCCTAATTAAATTGTGGCATTGTGCTGAAGGTGAGACTGTTAGGGAGAAGTATTTCTAGTAACattttggacaaaattcaagaaGTATTAAACTAAATTCTGAATCACAATGGCTTGTTATGAGAAAGCTCCAGTGAATTCTCTATTTTTTGGTTTCTTACCTCTTTGCATTCAGTAATGAGGATATCCAGTCATTGTGGAGAGCTAGgccttactttattttacaacTTTAAACTTTCTGAGATTGTTTTATAAGACACCAAGTACTTGCAAGTATCGAGTTAGTGACTAAATGATAAGGTAAGGTTTAGAGGCAAAGGTAGGATACTTTGGAATATGAGTCATAAATGGAATTAGtgatgtttttcctttgttttgtctaTAGGAGGCAATTATGAAGCCCCTTGATCATAAGAATCTGGATCTGGATGTGCCGTATTTTGCAGATGTTGTAAGGTGAGTGACtattttactttatgtaaataGTAAGAAAGAAGAATCgattttaacattttacttgATTATTGTGTGATTTCTAAAGTTTTAGTgtaatatcttttaaaactagAATTTCTATTCTCTGTAAGTATTAAACATGAAGTTTTGTTTATTTGCCTTTtgatcttctttccttttcttctacagCACGACAGAAAATGTAGCTGTATATATCTGGGAAAACCTCCAGAAATTTCTTcctataggagttctttataaagTAAAAGTATATGAAACTGATAATAATATTGTAGTCTATAAAGGAGAATAACTCTTAGAAGTTAATACTATagaatgatttaatttttttccatatttgaaGAAGATCTTTATCCCCTTGGACGATTAAGAAGTCATCACATAATTGTTGCATCTCCATATTGAGTTCTGGAGCACTTGATTTATTGGAATCATTGTGAATAAGACCTGTTTTAGActcaaatctattttaaaatcaaatttgtaATGTATTCTGAGTATCATTTAAAGAGTCTTTCATCTATAGATTAAAATCATTTCAGCAAAATGTTTGGTGTAGAATTATATGAAAGCaaaagaaatctgttttttccattatatcatttgtagtattcattttttttcttggtataatGTAAATGGCAAAAATGTTTATAAGACTTACAGTAGGTGaatcttataaaaaataaaatacaggtgaTCACCAAGTCTAGAAACATAGACAACATTCTATTTCTTAGTAGATTGAGCTCCCTTGATCACTTCTAGAATATGCTAAAGGTGCAAGTTTATTCAGTGAAAATTAGTCACAAATCATCTGAGGCAATGCATTGTAAATAGGTGTACAAGGACTGATGGGAATGTTGCTTTAATACACATTGTTCATTGCACATTTGCACAGCTTATTGAACTATGAACTGCTAGTGAGGAATAGCACATTGAACATAATCATGGAAGATCAGTAAACTGCTTATGTATATTTGTCTGTGTTTCCAGACCTTGTGGCTACATGAACAATTTAAACTCAGAAGGCTGAAGAATAATCACATGTATTAAACCCTGTTAAAATAATCAACATGAAAAGGATATATTACTCTGTAAAGGATCTCTTATATACAGTTTTTCCTAATTAATTCCATTTTGTTCTGATCACTAAATTTATCTGCTTAGTTGAACTATATTTTTCATCCCTGGTATCTTTTTCTGATGCCTAAATCCACAAGAACGTGTTTGCTTTCTTTGCAAAAAGAACTGTTCTCACTTGTGTTCTCATTTGTATTCTGGACTTCTTAAATATAgggtttcatttttctctccacaTAACAACTAGTACACAATGGACTCTTAGAATGTTGCTGCCTGAAAATAGTAAAAGGACATGTGTGGTGATtactatactaaaaaaattttCCAAGGAGTACACTTTTATTTTGGAGAGTTATTAACTACAGGAATTTTATGGTAAATTTTGACAATAATACAATGCCCACCTGattaaatttaaatgtgttttagTTATCAACACAATTTTTATGTTACTTATTCATGTATATTTTGTATTGATTACTTGAAAGGCAGGATAGCGATAATTTGCTAAGGCACTTTATGTTTTAATTCCCACAGCTTCCATGCAAggtattattcccactttacagatgagaaaattaaaattgaactGAGTTTAAGCTACTTGCCTAAGCTCACTCAGCAAATTAATAGCAAACTGAGTGTTTGATACTCAGTCTGACTCTCaagcacacactttttttttaaggaattctaATAATTTACTTGGCTCTCGTCTAAAATTGTTAATAAATTCCCTTTGATACACCCCAGTAACACTTCCtatatctctttttctctccttttcaattTTCTGTAAACCCACATTACTCTGGAGCCTCTTATTTACAAACCACACTCCAATACAGTTCCCCTTTTCTCAACTGGTTTGCATTTCTGTCCATGCCTCTttgtcacttatttatttatttactttttgggctgtattgggtctttgttgctgtgcgtggttttctctagttgtggcaagcgggggctactctttgttgcggtgtgtgggcttctcattgtggtggcttctcttgttgaggagcacgggctctaggtgcgtgggcttcagtagttgtggcatgagggctctagagcacaggctcagcagttgtggctcacggacttagttgctccgcagcatgtgggatcttc encodes:
- the PTS gene encoding 6-pyruvoyl tetrahydrobiopterin synthase isoform X1; this translates as MSAAASGPGRRARVSRLVSFSATHRLHSKSLSNEENLKLFGKCNNPNGHGHNYKVVVTVHGEIDPVTGMVMNLTDLKEYMEEAIMKPLDHKNLDLDVPYFADVVSTTENVAVYIWENLQKFLPIGVLYKVKVYETDNNIVVYKGE